A genome region from Ralstonia solanacearum K60 includes the following:
- the rpsB gene encoding 30S ribosomal protein S2 — protein MSVTMREMLEAGVHFGHQTRFWNPKMAPFIFGHRNKIHIINLEKTLPMYLDALKYVRQLAANRGTILFVGTKRQSREILAEEAARAGMPYVDSRWLGGMLTNFKTVKTSIKRLKDMETAKEAGALDTMSKKEALMFEREMAKLEKSIGGIKDMGGIPDAIFVVDVGYHKIAVTEAAKLGIPVIGVVDTNHSPEGIDYVIPGNDDSSKAVALYVRGVADAILEGRANAVQEVVEAARGGDDFVEVQEG, from the coding sequence ATGTCCGTGACCATGCGCGAAATGCTGGAAGCCGGTGTCCACTTTGGCCACCAGACCCGCTTCTGGAACCCCAAGATGGCCCCCTTCATTTTCGGCCATCGCAACAAGATTCACATCATCAACCTGGAAAAGACGCTGCCGATGTACCTGGACGCACTGAAGTATGTGCGCCAGCTGGCAGCCAACCGGGGCACCATCCTGTTCGTCGGCACCAAGCGCCAGTCGCGTGAGATCCTGGCCGAGGAAGCTGCTCGTGCCGGCATGCCGTACGTTGACAGCCGCTGGCTGGGCGGTATGCTGACCAACTTCAAGACGGTCAAGACCTCGATCAAGCGCCTCAAGGACATGGAAACCGCCAAGGAAGCCGGCGCGCTGGACACCATGAGCAAGAAGGAAGCGCTGATGTTCGAGCGCGAGATGGCCAAGCTGGAAAAGTCCATCGGCGGCATCAAGGACATGGGCGGCATTCCGGACGCCATCTTCGTGGTGGACGTCGGTTACCACAAGATTGCCGTGACCGAAGCTGCCAAGCTGGGCATCCCGGTGATCGGCGTGGTGGATACCAACCACTCGCCGGAAGGCATCGACTACGTCATCCCGGGTAACGACGACTCGAGCAAGGCTGTCGCACTGTACGTGCGCGGCGTGGCCGACGCGATCCTGGAAGGCCGCGCCAACGCGGTCCAGGAAGTGGTTGAAGCCGCTCGCGGCGGCGACGACTTCGTCGAAGTCCAGGAAGGCTAA
- the map gene encoding type I methionyl aminopeptidase: MAVTLKTAEDIAHMRVACRLASEVLDYITPFVKAGVSTGELDRLCHAYMRDVQGTVPAPLNYAPPGYPPFPGAICTSVNDVICHGIPDDKKILKNGDAVNLDITVITPEGYYGDTSRMFIVGEGSILAKRLAQVTYECMWKGIAVVRPGARLGDIGHVIQQHAEAAGYSVVREYCGHGIGKVFHEDPQILHYGRPGTGLELKAGMIFTIEPMINAGKRDIRTMPDQWTVKTRDRSLSAQWEHTILVTETGYDVLTVSAHTPAPPEFVGDGTPATA; the protein is encoded by the coding sequence ATGGCCGTTACCCTCAAGACCGCCGAAGACATCGCACACATGCGTGTGGCCTGCCGGCTGGCGTCGGAAGTACTCGACTACATCACACCGTTCGTCAAGGCCGGCGTTTCCACCGGTGAACTGGACCGCCTGTGCCACGCCTACATGCGTGACGTGCAAGGCACCGTGCCGGCACCGCTGAACTATGCGCCGCCGGGCTATCCGCCCTTCCCCGGCGCCATCTGCACGTCGGTCAATGACGTGATCTGCCACGGCATCCCGGACGACAAGAAGATCCTCAAGAACGGTGATGCCGTGAACCTGGACATCACCGTGATCACGCCCGAGGGCTATTACGGCGACACCAGCCGCATGTTCATCGTCGGCGAGGGCTCCATCCTGGCCAAGCGGTTGGCGCAGGTGACATATGAGTGCATGTGGAAGGGCATCGCCGTGGTGCGGCCGGGCGCGCGCCTGGGCGACATCGGCCACGTGATCCAGCAGCACGCCGAAGCCGCCGGCTACAGCGTGGTGCGCGAATATTGCGGGCACGGCATCGGCAAGGTCTTCCACGAAGATCCGCAGATCCTGCATTACGGCCGCCCGGGCACGGGCCTGGAGCTGAAGGCCGGCATGATCTTCACCATCGAGCCGATGATCAACGCGGGCAAGCGCGACATCCGCACCATGCCCGACCAGTGGACGGTCAAGACGCGCGACCGCAGCCTGTCGGCCCAGTGGGAGCACACGATCCTGGTGACGGAAACCGGCTACGACGTGCTGACCGTATCGGCGCACACGCCGGCGCCGCCGGAGTTCGTGGGCGACGGCACGCCTGCCACGGCCTGA
- the tsf gene encoding translation elongation factor Ts, which produces MAAITASMVAELRAKTDAPMMECKKALTEAEGSMEKAEEILRVKLGNKAGKAAARITAEGVVASYIDGTVGALVELNCETDFVSRNDDFLAFANQVAKLVATQNPADVAALSALQIDGQAVDAVRTALIGKIGENMTIRRFKRFEGSKLVSYLHGTRIGVMVAFEGDEVAAKDVAMHAAAMKPVSLSSDEVPAELIAKERSIAEQKAAESGKPAEIVAKMVEGSVQKYLKEVSLLNQPFVKNDKQTVEQMLKAVGTTVKGFTLFVVGEGIEKKQDDFAAEVAAQVAAAKQQA; this is translated from the coding sequence ATGGCGGCAATTACCGCAAGCATGGTGGCAGAACTGCGCGCGAAGACCGACGCGCCGATGATGGAATGCAAGAAGGCCCTGACCGAAGCCGAAGGCAGCATGGAAAAGGCCGAAGAGATCCTGCGCGTGAAGCTGGGCAACAAGGCTGGCAAGGCTGCCGCCCGCATCACCGCTGAAGGTGTGGTGGCTTCGTACATCGACGGCACGGTCGGCGCGCTGGTCGAGCTGAACTGCGAAACCGACTTCGTGTCGCGCAACGACGACTTCCTCGCCTTCGCCAACCAGGTCGCCAAGCTGGTCGCCACGCAAAACCCGGCCGACGTGGCTGCGCTGTCGGCACTGCAGATCGACGGCCAGGCCGTTGACGCGGTTCGCACCGCTTTGATCGGCAAGATCGGCGAGAACATGACGATCCGCCGCTTCAAGCGCTTCGAAGGCTCGAAGCTGGTGTCGTACCTGCACGGCACCCGCATTGGCGTGATGGTGGCGTTCGAAGGTGACGAAGTCGCCGCCAAGGACGTGGCAATGCACGCCGCGGCCATGAAGCCGGTGTCGCTGTCGTCGGACGAAGTGCCGGCCGAGCTGATCGCCAAGGAGCGCAGCATCGCCGAGCAGAAGGCCGCCGAATCGGGCAAGCCGGCCGAGATCGTCGCCAAGATGGTGGAAGGCAGCGTGCAGAAGTACCTGAAGGAAGTCTCGCTGCTGAACCAGCCGTTCGTGAAGAACGACAAGCAGACCGTCGAGCAGATGCTCAAGGCTGTCGGCACGACCGTGAAGGGCTTCACGCTGTTCGTGGTGGGCGAGGGCATCGAGAAGAAGCAGGACGATTTCGCCGCCGAAGTGGCTGCCCAGGTGGCCGCCGCCAAGCAGCAGGCGTAA